A part of Sugiyamaella lignohabitans strain CBS 10342 chromosome D, complete sequence genomic DNA contains:
- the DEG1 gene encoding pseudouridine synthase DEG1 (tRNA:pseudouridine synthase; introduces pseudouridines at position 38 or 39 in tRNA, important for maintenance of translation efficiency and normal cell growth, localizes to both the nucleus and cytoplasm; non-essential for viability; GO_component: GO:0005737 - cytoplasm [Evidence IDA] [PMID 9430663]; GO_component: GO:0005634 - nucleus [Evidence IEA,IEA]; GO_component: GO:0005634 - nucleus [Evidence IDA] [PMID 9430663]; GO_function: GO:0003723 - RNA binding [Evidence IEA]; GO_function: GO:0016853 - isomerase activity [Evidence IEA]; GO_function: GO:0009982 - pseudouridine synthase activity [Evidence IEA]; GO_function: GO:0009982 - pseudouridine synthase activity [Evidence IDA,IMP] [PMID 9430663]; GO_process: GO:0009451 - RNA modification [Evidence IEA]; GO_process: GO:0001522 - pseudouridine synthesis [Evidence IEA]; GO_process: GO:0008033 - tRNA processing [Evidence IEA]; GO_process: GO:0031119 - tRNA pseudouridine synthesis [Evidence IDA,IMP] [PMID 9430663]), with protein MVQQLPPDYSNWTKDDLIKRIQSLESCLIPSDTKYNVASEDLTQSNGSVQKSSLSPSAESSTNLPPATSSPSIIASSSTSNESPKAPKQKKKKEMDFSKFTTRKVAIRFAYLGWNYNGLAIQATPDVPTVELEILKAFQRTRIVPSLDTADCDFSRCGRTDKGVSAMRQVISLRVRSVLSVEEQQDPANDSRELDYLRMLNSHLPNDIIAYEICLRPPPGFDARFSCTYRHYRYYFYPRPDLNIDRMQEAAKLFLGKHDFRNFCKVDASKQITNFEREMIQSSIERDVNNHENAYYFNLRGTAFLWHQVRSMMAVLFLVGQGLEAPSIVSDLLDITKMPRRPVYEMAADYPLVLYDCGFPNNMEWVSLKSQESLENLYNSAFNLKHEYWMKSCMAETLRDIVHTDAFGPAISEYRQQKKTRVNTGQGYGKPITNYRPVHKRELLETPEVVNARWREKKKKQT; from the coding sequence ATggtgcagcagctgcctcCCGACTATTCAAACTGGACAAAAGATGATTTAATCAAGAGAATTCAGAGTTTAGAGTCCTGTCTGATTCCATCTGATACAAAATATAATGTTGCATCTGAAGATCTGACTCAATCAAATGGCAGCGTACAAAAATCCTCACTCAGTCCGTCAGCTGAGTCTTCAACTAATCTACCTCCTGCTACTTCCTCTCCCTCTATCATTGCATCTTCATCCACCTCTAATGAATCCCCTAAAGCACctaaacagaaaaagaagaaagaaatggATTTCTCCAAATTCACTACTAGAAAAGTCGCTATTCGATTTGCATATCTCGGTTGGAACTACAACGGATTGGCTATCCAAGCTACTCCAGACGTCCCCACTGTAGAACTGGAAATTCTTAAAGCTTTCCAGAGAACACGAATTGTGCCTTCTTTGGACACGGCAGACTGTGATTTCAGTCGATGTGGAAGAACTGATAAAGGTGTTAGTGCAATGCGACAGGTTATATCACTACGAGTGAGATCTGTTCTGTCAGTCGAAGAACAGCAAGACCCTGCTAATGACTCTAGAGAGCTTGATTATCTTCGAATGCTAAATAGCCATCTCCCTAATGATATCATAGCATACGAGATATGTTTACGTCCTCCTCCTGGTTTTGATGCCAGATTCAGTTGCACTTATCGTCACTATCGATATTACTTCTATCCTCGACCAGATCTCAATATTGATAGAATGCAAGAAGCCGCCAAACTATTCCTTGGCAAGCATGACTTTAGAAACTTTTGTAAAGTAGATGCATCGAAACAAATTACCAATTTTGAGAGAGAAATGATTCAGTCGTCTATCGAACGAGATGTCAACAACCATGAGAATGCGTACTACTTCAATTTACGGGGTACAGCTTTTCTCTGGCACCAGGTCCGATCTATGATGGCTGTTTTGTTCTTAGTTGGCCAAGGATTAGAAGCTCCTTCCATTGTGTCAGATCTTTTGGACATTACTAAGATGCCTCGCCGTCCCGTATATGAGATGGCAGCTGACTATCCATTAGTTCTTTATGATTGTGGATTCCCCAACAATATGGAATGGGTATCACTCAAAAGCCAAGAGTCTCTCGAAAACCTGTACAACTCAGCATTCAACTTGAAGCACGAGTACTGGATGAAATCATGTATGGCAGAAACTCTACGAGATATCGTCCATACCGACGCATTTGGCCCAGCTATCTCTGAGTACcggcagcagaaaaagacCCGTGTAAATACTGGCCAGGGCTATGGCAAGCCCATTACCAACTACCGCCCTGTTCACAAGCGTGAGCTTCTTGAAACTCCTGAGGTAGTCAATGCTCGCTGGcgtgaaaagaaaaagaaacagactTGA
- the SPB4 gene encoding Spb4p (Putative ATP-dependent RNA helicase; nucleolar protein required for synthesis of 60S ribosomal subunits at a late step in the pathway; sediments with 66S pre-ribosomes in sucrose gradients; GO_component: GO:0030686 - 90S preribosome [Evidence IDA,IPI] [PMID 21825077]; GO_component: GO:0005730 - nucleolus [Evidence IEA]; GO_component: GO:0005730 - nucleolus [Evidence IDA] [PMID 14562095]; GO_component: GO:0005730 - nucleolus [Evidence IDA] [PMID 9769101]; GO_component: GO:0005654 - nucleoplasm [Evidence IDA] [PMID 9769101]; GO_component: GO:0005634 - nucleus [Evidence IEA]; GO_component: GO:0030687 - preribosome, large subunit precursor [Evidence IDA] [PMID 22735702]; GO_function: GO:0005524 - ATP binding [Evidence IEA,IEA]; GO_function: GO:0004004 - ATP-dependent RNA helicase activity [Evidence ISS] [PMID 2408148]; GO_function: GO:0008026 - ATP-dependent helicase activity [Evidence IEA]; GO_function: GO:0003723 - RNA binding [Evidence IEA]; GO_function: GO:0004386 - helicase activity [Evidence IEA,IEA]; GO_function: GO:0016787 - hydrolase activity [Evidence IEA]; GO_function: GO:0003676 - nucleic acid binding [Evidence IEA]; GO_function: GO:0000166 - nucleotide binding [Evidence IEA]; GO_process: GO:0006200 - ATP catabolic process [Evidence IEA]; GO_process: GO:1902626 - assembly of large subunit precursor of preribosome [Evidence IMP] [PMID 22735702]; GO_process: GO:0000470 - maturation of LSU-rRNA [Evidence IMP] [PMID 2408148]; GO_process: GO:0006364 - rRNA processing [Evidence IEA]; GO_process: GO:0000027 - ribosomal large subunit assembly [Evidence IMP] [PMID 21825077]; GO_process: GO:0000027 - ribosomal large subunit assembly [Evidence IMP] [PMID 2408148]; GO_process: GO:0042254 - ribosome biogenesis [Evidence IEA]) has product MSDKSTLSSRKWVDLDPQLTPWVLEAVHNLGFTQMTPVQASVIPLFSANKDVVVEAVTGSGKTLSFIIPVIERVLKLDPLLQGETNAIIVSPTRELAEQIYRVLESILDLSNGLDSVEEKKQKKKTRPVRSQLLIGGSTPTHADLKIFTQRRPHILVATPGRLVELLSSNSVRTKAVDCLVFDEADRLLDLGFDTAISQILGYLPKQKRVGLFSATISEAVSEMVRIGMRNPVKIVVRAGKNQSKTPTSLGISYTVVKSPKDKIPLLLDILRKYHYKKAIVYFPTCTSVTFFYSLITFLEEERRKSVGSSNDDLPLPMLCSLHGKLPPGPRHKTLEKFTNSIDQAILLTTDVAARGLDIPGVDLVIQLDPPTDPNVFLHRAGRAGRLGRQGSGIVFLNEGREEDYVDFLSVRKVQMVEEEHNEIPTDYDMSLVRTWLLEDRARHDLALRSYLSYIRFYTKHTATSIFRLANLDLVELARSHHLLRLPKMPELKALPEDQLPKDGWLGEQIDMSEYKYANPQREKARLEELQKQETNKPARTKDIVKKSNKAWSGKLERKELASERREKRKNRQIAKKAATIGDGDSDSDSGAEVDWKEMVQQKKKQKTNNGISAFDDL; this is encoded by the coding sequence ATGTCTGATAAATCAACACTGTCTTCCAGAAAATGGGTCGATTTAGACCCACAGTTAACGCCGTGGGTGCTCGAAGCAGTTCATAATCTAGGTTTTACACAAATGACCCCAGTTCAAGCATCGGTCATCCCTTTATTCTCTGCTAATAAAGATGTTGTTGTCGAAGCAGTTACAGGTTCTGGCAAAACGCTGTCATTTATCATTCCTGTGATTGAAAGAGTTTTGAAATTGGACCCTCTCTTACAGGGAGAAACTAATGCCATTATTGTATCTCCGACGAGAGAACTGGCTGAACAGATATACCGTGTTCTCGAGTCTATCTTGGATCTTTCTAATGGTTTAGACTCTgttgaagagaagaaacagaaaaaaaagactcGTCCTGTGAGATCTCAACTTTTGATCGGAGGAAGCACACCGACCCACGCTGATTTAAAGATATTTACTCAGAGAAGACCGCATATTTTGGTAGCTACCCCCGGTAGACTGGTGGAACTACTGAGCTCAAACTCGGTACGAACCAAGGCAGTTGACTGTTTGGTGTttgatgaagctgataGACTGTTGGATCTAGGATTCGACACAGCTATCAGTCAAATACTCGGTTATCTACCTAAACAGAAGAGAGTGGGTCTATTCTCAGCTACCATTAGTGAAGCTGTTTCAGAAATGGTCCGAATTGGTATGAGGAATCCAGTAAAAATTGTGGTACGAGCTGGAAAGAATCAATCCAAGACTCCGACGTCTTTAGGCATTTCATACACAGTGGTTAAAAGTCCCAAGGACAAGATCCCACTGCTTCTCGACATTCTACGGAAATACCACTATAAAAAGGCTATCGTTTACTTCCCTACATGCACCAGTGTTACTTTTTTCTACTCATTAATAACATTTCTAGAAGAAGAGCGACGGAAATCTGTCGGAAGTAGCAATGATGACCTCCCACTGCCAATGCTGTGTTCATTACACGGAAAACTTCCACCAGGACCACGTCATAAAACACTAGAGAAGTTTACAAATAGCATTGATCAAGCAATTCTGTTAACTACAGATGTAGCTGCCCGTGGTTTAGACATCCCTGGTGTGGACCTTGTTATTCAGTTAGATCCCCCTACTGATCCTAATGTGTTTTTGCATCGAGCTGGTAGAGCCGGACGTCTGGGCAGACAAGGCAGTGGTattgtgtttttgaatGAAGGTCGTGAAGAGGACTATGTTGACTTCTTGAGCGTGCGAAAAGTACAAAtggtagaagaagagcataACGAGATCCCCACAGATTATGATATGTCCCTGGTGAGAACGTGGCTGCTTGAAGACCGTGCACGACATGACCTCGCATTAAGATCATACCTTTCGTACATCCGATTCTACACCAAGCATACAGCCACGTCCATATTTCGACTGGCCAATCTCGATTTAGTCGAATTGGCACGATCCCATCACCTTCTCAGGCTTCCCAAGATGCCAGAACTAAAAGCATTGCCCGAAGACCAGCTTCCCAAAGATGGCTGGTTGGGAGAGCAAATAGACATGAGCGAATACAAATACGCCAACCCTCAAAGAGAAAAGGCGAGACTCGAGGAATTGCAAAAGCAGGAAACCAATAAACCGGCCAGAACTAAAGACATtgtgaagaagagcaataaAGCATGGTCCGGCAAGCTGGAGAGAAAGGAACTGGCGTCCGAGAGGCGCGAGAAACGCAAAAACAGGCAAATCGCCAAAAAAGCAGCCACCATCGGAGACGGCGACTCGGATTCGGACAGCGGAGCCGAGGTCGACTGGAAAGAAATGGTccaacagaagaaaaagcagaAAACCAACAACGGCATCTCCGCCTTCGACGACCTGTAA
- the ULA1 gene encoding Ula1p (Protein that activates Rub1p (NEDD8) before neddylation; acts together with Uba3p; may play a role in protein degradation; GO_component: GO:0005575 - cellular_component [Evidence ND]; GO_function: GO:0005524 - ATP binding [Evidence IEA]; GO_function: GO:0019781 - NEDD8 activating enzyme activity [Evidence IMP,ISS] [PMID 9531531]; GO_function: GO:0019781 - NEDD8 activating enzyme activity [Evidence IDA,ISS] [PMID 9545234]; GO_function: GO:0000166 - nucleotide binding [Evidence IEA]; GO_process: GO:0045116 - protein neddylation [Evidence IEA]; GO_process: GO:0045116 - protein neddylation [Evidence ISS] [PMID 9531531]; GO_process: GO:0045116 - protein neddylation [Evidence IDA,IMP,ISS] [PMID 9545234]) yields the protein MDEDSESYRAKKQKVLDTKAEMTLGSLANSGHVVEPGVGSKGNISSSSVIPTHNEQKYDRQLRLWASSGQQALQDSHVLLIGASATGCEVAKNLILAGIGRLTVLDDSLVTDEDVQTNFFLNGDGDVGKRKSDCVVPLLNELNPDITCTSVSNNNSNSIEIKDLNLSQFNLIVASGLGPSHLMILNSELRQLNIPLIVVDSIGFYGYLRLCLAPSHEIVETHPDSLVDLRVDSPWPELVEHAKKYQDLDKFTSVEIDHIPFIVILINALDEWNKIHITPPSSYEEKSNFKKFIMDIARNRADTATAPDYENFEEAVASVYKLFQSSQTLPSELKRVLYDAKTTSEFNKSPFWTVAAAVRIFYEQPDVDGKPRRQLPLTGVLPDMKSSTDWFVALQQVYRDKSELDIAEIRSIITNLWTSSPTEHENNLLHLSDEYITTFCKNARYIRVVSGSPLEYATAGIDTQSIDPDDLHIYLAIRAYKLFLESTSNTSPPSGDEDLTEQLNAVTSQLSNTPTDAITKSTDVLNEILRAAGELYNSASFMGGIGAQEAIKIITHQYVPLNNTLVYDGITSRIGTFYL from the coding sequence ATGGACGAGGACTCTGAGTCGTACAGagcaaagaaacaaaaagtGCTTGATACAAAAGCAGAGATGACCTTGGGCAGTCTCGCTAACTCTGGTCATGTTGTCGAGCCAGGTGTGGGATCTAAAGGAAATatttcatcgtcgtcggtGATTCCGACTCACAATGAACAGAAGTATGATCGGCAATTGCGTTTATGGGCTAGTTCTGGACAGCAGGCTCTGCAAGATAGCCATGTGCTGCTGATTGGTGCCTCTGCCACGGGTTGCGAGGTGGCTAAGAACCTGATCCTCGCTGGTATCGGCCGATTGACAGTTCTCGATGACAGTTTGGTGACTGACGAGGATGTACAGacaaacttttttttgaatggAGATGGCGATGTTGGTAAACGAAAATCTGACTGTGTTGTACCATTATTGAACGAGCTCAACCCTGATATCACATGTACATCAGTGTcgaacaacaacagcaacagtaTAGAAATCAAAGACTTGAATCTCTCACAATTCAATCTTATAGTTGCTTCTGGGCTGGGTCCCAGCCATTtaatgatattgaattCAGAGTTGCGTCAATTGAACATCCCGTTGATTGTGGTTGATTCAATTGGGTTCTACGGATACTTGCGGTTATGTCTTGCTCCAAGCCATGAAATCGTCGAAACACATCCAGACTCGCTCGTTGATTTGAGAGTGGACAGTCCATGGCCAGAACTTGTCGAGCATGCCAAGAAATATCAGGACTTGGACAAATTCACTTCGGTAGAAATTGACCATATCCCGTTCATCGTCATACTAATCAATGCCCTTGACGAATGGAACAAGATCCACATCACCCCCCCTTCATCATACGAAGAGAAAAGCAACTTTAAAAAGTTTATAATGGACATTGCTCGAAACAGAGCCGATACAGCTACTGCTCCTGACTATGAAAATTTCGAAGAGGCCGTCGCTTCTGTATACAAACTCTTCCAGTCGTCTCAAACACTGCCTTCTGAGCTCAAAAGAGTCTTATACGACGCCAAGACCACGTCAGAGTTCAACAAGTCGCCATTCTGGACTGTAGCAGCGGCAGTGCGCATTTTCTATGAACAGCCTGATGTCGACGGCAAACCACGCCGACAATTACCACTTACAGGCGTGCTTCCTGACATGAAATCCAGCACCGACTGGTTTGTTGCCCTTCAACAAGTGTATCGCGACAAATCAGAATTAGATATTGCCGAGATCCGATCTATTATTACTAATCTGTGGACTAGTTCACCCACCGAGCACGAAAACAACCTGCTACACCTGTCCGACGAGTACATTACCACATTCTGTAAGAACGCCCGATATATTCGCGTCGTCTCAGGAAGTCCTCTAGAATACGCTACAGCGGGTATCGATACCCAATCCATAGACCCAGACGACCTGCACATCTACCTCGCGATCCGTGCCTATAAACTGTTCCTGGAAAGCACGAGCAACACATCTCCACCTTCTGGAGACGAAGACCTAACTGAGCAACTCAACGCTGTCACTTCTCAGCTCTCTAACACACCTACCGATGCCATCACCAAGTCCACTGACGTCTTGAACGAGATACTTCGAGCAGCCGGCGAGCTCTACAACTCAGCGTCCTTCATGGGCGGTATCGGAGCCCAGGAAGccatcaaaatcatcaccCACCAGTACGTACCCCTCAACAACACCCTCGTCTACGACGGCATCACCAGTCGCATCGGCACCTTCTACTTGTAG
- the ROT1 gene encoding Rot1p (Molecular chaperone involved in protein folding in ER; mutation causes defects in cell wall synthesis and lysis of autophagic bodies, suppresses tor2 mutations, and is synthetically lethal with kar2-1 and with rot2 mutations; involved in N-linked glycosylation and O-mannosylation; transmembrane helix Ser250 is essential for Rot1p to interact with other membrane components and exert its functional role, avoiding exposure of Ser H-bonding group at lipid-exposed surface; GO_component: GO:0005783 - endoplasmic reticulum [Evidence IEA]; GO_component: GO:0005783 - endoplasmic reticulum [Evidence IDA] [PMID 14562095]; GO_component: GO:0005789 - endoplasmic reticulum membrane [Evidence IEA]; GO_component: GO:0005789 - endoplasmic reticulum membrane [Evidence IDA] [PMID 16567426]; GO_component: GO:0016021 - integral component of membrane [Evidence IEA]; GO_component: GO:0016020 - membrane [Evidence IEA]; GO_function: GO:0051082 - unfolded protein binding [Evidence IDA,IMP] [PMID 18508919]; GO_process: GO:0006458 - 'de novo' protein folding [Evidence IMP,IPI] [PMID 18508919]; GO_process: GO:0007118 - budding cell apical bud growth [Evidence IGI,IMP] [PMID 17606994]; GO_process: GO:0030968 - endoplasmic reticulum unfolded protein response [Evidence IGI] [PMID 16874095]; GO_process: GO:0030950 - establishment or maintenance of actin cytoskeleton polarity [Evidence IMP] [PMID 17606994]; GO_process: GO:0009272 - fungal-type cell wall biogenesis [Evidence IMP] [PMID 9545237]; GO_process: GO:0006487 - protein N-linked glycosylation [Evidence IGI,IPI] [PMID 22492205]; GO_process: GO:0035269 - protein O-linked mannosylation [Evidence IGI] [PMID 22492205]; GO_process: GO:0006457 - protein folding [Evidence IGI] [PMID 16874095]) has translation MTAQDPKCPSGVLLFQHGKYEILSNGSLSLTPFVVDGRQLVSEPCTSDTANYMRYNQSEFFKSFDVQIDEYHGRYRLDLFQFDGSPLPPLYLAYKPPMMLPTETMNPTAAGQATSTSTVQKVRRALENRGKTTAVRKDVPDLRGLWWIGVSLIFVGATGWYCL, from the coding sequence ATGACAGCCCAAGACCCGAAATGCCCGTCTGGCGTGTTGTTGTTTCAACATGGCAAGTACGAGATCCTGAGTAACGGGTCTCTTTCATTGACTCCTTTCGTTGTTGACGGCCGACAGCTGGTGTCGGAACCCTGTACCTCGGACACCGCTAATTACATGCGATACAACCAGTCGGAGTTTTTCAAGAGTTTCGATGTCCAAATCGACGAGTATCATGGCCGTTACCGCTTGGATCTCTTCCAGTTTGACGGCTCGCCTTTACCACCTCTTTACCTGGCATACAAACCTCCCATGATGCTGCCTACCGAGACCATGAACCCCACTGCTGCCGGTCAAGCCACGTCCACGAGCACGGTGCAAAAGGTCCGTCGAGCTCTGGAAAACAGAGGCAAAACCACTGCTGTTCGCAAGGACGTGCCCGATCTCCGTGGCCTCTGGTGGATCGGAGTGTCTCTCATCTTCGTCGGTGCCACTGGTTGGTACTGTTTGTAA